The Flavobacterium marginilacus genome window below encodes:
- a CDS encoding 2'-5' RNA ligase family protein has protein sequence MHNKNLHKLYDDLYNQSCQKILNDDYAVDLNIDNPADKRFGITLVIRPEIETKNKIQDFLNELKKTEPEQYYYSNPDLHITALSIISCYEGFNLAAINVNEYSEIIAESLEALSEFEIEFKGITASDAAVMIQGYPKTETLNKIRENLRNNFRKSSLQKSIDKRYPLTTAHITVLRFRQKINDTSQFINCIEKYRNHDFRTSKISTLELVYNDWYQREKIVQKLAEFKI, from the coding sequence ATGCATAACAAGAACTTACATAAACTCTACGATGATTTATACAATCAGTCCTGCCAAAAAATTTTAAATGATGATTATGCCGTCGATTTAAATATTGATAATCCTGCAGACAAGAGATTCGGAATAACTTTGGTCATCAGACCAGAAATTGAAACCAAAAATAAGATTCAGGATTTCCTGAACGAATTAAAGAAAACCGAACCAGAACAATATTACTATTCAAACCCAGATTTACATATAACCGCGCTGTCAATTATCTCTTGTTACGAGGGATTTAATTTAGCCGCTATCAATGTTAATGAGTATTCTGAAATCATAGCAGAAAGTTTAGAGGCATTAAGTGAATTTGAAATTGAATTCAAAGGAATAACCGCTTCCGACGCTGCTGTTATGATTCAGGGGTATCCAAAAACAGAAACCTTAAATAAAATTCGGGAAAATCTAAGAAACAATTTTAGAAAATCGAGCTTACAAAAAAGCATTGATAAAAGATATCCACTAACTACCGCACATATAACGGTACTTAGATTCAGACAAAAAATAAACGATACCAGCCAGTTTATAAACTGCATAGAAAAATACAGAAATCATGATTTTCGAACTTCAAAAATCAGTACATTAGAGTTAGTCTACAATGACTGGTACCAAAGAGAGAAAATCGTTCAGAAACTGGCTGAATTCAAAATTTAA
- a CDS encoding LptF/LptG family permease, which produces MKILDRYLLKTFLGTFATVFVILFFVFILQTVWLFIAELAGKDLDLIMVIKFLAFSMPRIVPLVLPLSILLASIMSFGSLSEHYEFAAMKSSGISLQRAMRSLVIAIAVLSFIAFLFANNVIPYAEFKFINFRKNIAQAKPALAITEGQFSNIGKYNIKVNKKSGQNGNHLTGITIHEKSQNGDGSKTVIRATDGELVSNEKTNLLQLVLNNGNYYQDIVPKKFEDRDKLPFAKSSFKKYRINIDLSKLNKVDTKDESVSNTNNMLNVSDLKYTLDSLNKNRDAEIINFAENSNTRVASLNSNNAPVVTKKKPLEKNLLSLFDNKKKGEILASANSNVQSMMYNIDAAKTELDLKKKKINSHILSLYDKFVIVYACFLMFFIGAPLGAIIRKGGVGLPIVFAVLIFISFHFINTFGKRISQEDGLAPFFGSWMSSMILTPLAVLLTYRATNDIGLINLDVIFTPIQKVFQKVFQKIIPSQNKE; this is translated from the coding sequence GTGAAGATTTTAGACAGATACTTATTAAAAACATTTCTCGGTACATTTGCTACGGTATTTGTTATCCTTTTTTTTGTATTCATACTGCAGACGGTCTGGCTTTTTATAGCGGAATTGGCGGGTAAAGATTTAGATTTAATAATGGTTATTAAGTTTTTAGCTTTTTCGATGCCTCGGATTGTGCCTCTGGTATTACCGCTTTCCATACTGCTGGCTTCGATAATGTCTTTTGGAAGTTTATCCGAGCATTATGAGTTTGCGGCAATGAAATCTTCCGGAATTTCACTGCAGAGAGCAATGAGGAGCTTGGTAATTGCTATTGCCGTATTGAGTTTTATCGCTTTTTTATTTGCAAATAATGTGATTCCGTATGCCGAATTTAAGTTTATCAATTTCCGAAAGAATATTGCACAGGCGAAACCGGCGCTGGCTATTACCGAAGGGCAGTTTAGCAATATTGGAAAATACAATATTAAGGTAAATAAAAAATCAGGACAGAACGGCAATCATCTGACAGGGATTACTATTCATGAAAAATCTCAAAACGGAGACGGCAGTAAAACGGTAATCCGTGCTACAGACGGTGAATTAGTAAGTAACGAAAAAACTAATCTTCTCCAGCTGGTTTTGAACAACGGGAACTATTATCAGGATATAGTGCCTAAAAAATTTGAGGACAGAGATAAACTGCCTTTTGCTAAAAGCTCGTTTAAAAAATACCGTATTAATATAGATTTATCCAAACTGAATAAGGTGGATACCAAAGATGAGTCGGTGTCCAATACAAACAATATGCTTAATGTTAGTGATCTGAAGTATACTTTGGATTCTTTGAATAAAAACAGAGATGCAGAGATTATTAATTTTGCAGAAAACAGTAATACTAGGGTAGCTTCGTTAAACAGTAATAATGCTCCGGTGGTGACTAAAAAGAAGCCTTTGGAGAAAAATCTGTTATCTCTTTTTGACAATAAGAAAAAAGGAGAGATTTTAGCATCAGCCAATAGTAATGTTCAGAGCATGATGTATAATATTGATGCTGCTAAAACTGAACTTGATCTTAAAAAGAAAAAAATAAACAGTCATATTTTGTCATTATACGACAAGTTTGTGATTGTATACGCCTGTTTCCTAATGTTTTTTATAGGAGCTCCGCTGGGTGCCATTATCAGAAAAGGCGGTGTTGGTTTACCAATCGTATTTGCGGTATTAATTTTCATATCTTTTCACTTTATCAATACTTTTGGTAAAAGAATTTCGCAGGAAGATGGCTTAGCTCCTTTCTTTGGTTCATGGATGTCTTCTATGATCTTGACACCATTGGCTGTTTTATTGACCTACCGAGCAACAAATGATATTGGCTTAATCAATTTAGATGTCATATTTACGCCAATTCAAAAAGTTTTTCAAAAAGTTTTTCAAAAAATAATTCCATCTCAAAATAAAGAATAA
- the tpx gene encoding thiol peroxidase: protein MATITLGGNPIHTSGELPKVGSKLADFKLVKNDLSIADLSSFAGKKLVLNIFPSIDTGTCATSVRKFNESAGSLANTAVLCISRDLPFAQKRFCGAEGLENVVNLSDFQEGTFGKNNGLDIVDGPLAGLHSRVIIVTDENGVVTHTEQVAEIANEPNYEAALAVL from the coding sequence ATGGCAACTATAACATTAGGAGGAAATCCAATACACACTTCAGGTGAATTACCAAAAGTTGGTTCGAAACTGGCTGATTTTAAATTGGTTAAAAACGATTTGTCAATAGCTGATTTAAGCTCTTTTGCAGGGAAGAAATTAGTTTTGAATATTTTTCCAAGTATTGATACTGGAACTTGTGCGACATCTGTTAGAAAATTTAATGAAAGTGCCGGCAGTTTAGCAAATACTGCTGTTTTGTGTATTTCAAGAGATCTTCCATTTGCACAAAAACGTTTTTGCGGTGCAGAAGGTCTTGAAAATGTTGTAAACTTATCTGATTTTCAGGAAGGTACTTTTGGAAAAAACAATGGTTTAGATATTGTTGACGGACCATTAGCTGGTTTACATTCCCGCGTAATCATCGTTACTGATGAAAACGGAGTGGTAACACACACAGAGCAAGTTGCCGAAATTGCAAACGAACCTAATTATGAAGCTGCTTTAGCAGTACTTTAA
- a CDS encoding helix-turn-helix domain-containing protein — MLAIFYNNTAPIGFMIGPLLYFYVRGTLFDNSKFAKTDYFHFVPAFINLVSITPYLLTPFSYKLALAQRIVKDTMVAKTFTVGLYPNVVNIIARPTLLCIYLVLVLVMLFRFWTKIGTNKRIPKVQTRKVLVWLISFIFIILLVIVCFALLSYSFLKEPNPDLTQFKTSLPMDIISFCLLAIPVSLLVFPELLYGIPQRKKKNNKNHFLESEKQIKPDETVLLKSNTVNVLQNEEHNVIQEDLQDKDIEPRFIELSQSILDYIKESEIFLNANFSMEELSRSMNVPKHHLYYCFNSILKVKLTKIRAELRVEYAKKLIEDGLLDSLTLDAIGNKAGFSSRSSFQSTFKDEVGCTPGEYLKIKSTL, encoded by the coding sequence TTGCTCGCTATTTTTTACAATAATACCGCTCCGATTGGTTTTATGATTGGTCCCCTATTATATTTTTATGTGAGAGGTACTCTATTCGATAATAGTAAGTTTGCTAAAACTGATTATTTCCATTTCGTTCCTGCTTTTATCAATTTGGTTAGTATAACACCATATTTACTAACACCTTTTTCTTATAAATTAGCTTTAGCACAGCGAATAGTAAAGGATACTATGGTAGCAAAAACATTTACTGTAGGACTTTACCCTAATGTTGTAAATATTATCGCAAGACCTACTTTATTGTGTATTTATCTAGTATTGGTACTTGTTATGTTGTTTCGCTTTTGGACTAAAATAGGTACTAATAAACGGATTCCTAAAGTCCAGACTCGTAAGGTATTGGTATGGCTTATTAGTTTTATATTTATAATTCTATTAGTAATTGTATGTTTTGCGTTACTGTCTTATTCTTTTTTAAAAGAACCGAATCCAGACTTGACCCAATTTAAAACTAGTTTGCCAATGGATATTATTAGTTTTTGCCTGCTAGCTATCCCTGTTAGTTTGTTAGTTTTTCCTGAATTGCTTTATGGAATTCCTCAAAGAAAGAAAAAAAACAATAAAAATCATTTTTTAGAATCTGAAAAACAGATAAAACCAGATGAAACAGTACTTCTAAAAAGCAATACTGTAAATGTTTTACAAAATGAGGAGCACAATGTGATACAAGAAGATCTTCAGGACAAAGATATAGAGCCAAGATTTATTGAATTATCTCAATCCATTTTAGATTATATTAAAGAGAGTGAGATTTTTCTAAATGCTAATTTTTCAATGGAAGAACTTTCCCGATCTATGAACGTACCCAAGCATCATCTTTATTATTGCTTTAATAGTATATTGAAAGTTAAATTAACAAAAATACGTGCTGAACTCAGGGTAGAATATGCAAAAAAGTTAATAGAAGATGGACTTTTAGATTCATTAACACTTGATGCAATAGGTAATAAAGCTGGGTTTTCATCACGTTCTTCTTTTCAGAGTACTTTTAAAGATGAAGTTGGTTGTACTCCAGGAGAATATCTAAAAATAAAATCTACCCTTTAG
- a CDS encoding DNA cytosine methyltransferase, which translates to MSDKFTVGSLYAGIGGICLGFKKSGFDIKWANEFDKNACITYRNNFPHQLIEGDILQLDIDAIPKIDILTAGFPCQPFSVAGYRKGFDDNRGNHFFRILDFVDTMRPKVVFLENVKNLYTHDHGKTMKVIEQSLRDRNYSFQAKVLNTKDYGNIPHNRERIFMVAFDKDEYPDAENIFAFPEKEELTKTIKDVISKEKVDDNFYYGSDKYMFNMLKDTMKSEDTVYQFRRQYVRENKSNVCPTLTANMGTGGHNVPLIKTEFGFRKLTPRECLRFQGFPDTFKIPEKIANSSVYKQAGNSVSVPVIQAVSKNILKVLKGTK; encoded by the coding sequence ATGAGTGATAAATTTACTGTTGGCAGTTTATATGCTGGTATTGGCGGAATATGTCTTGGTTTTAAAAAATCAGGATTTGATATAAAATGGGCCAATGAATTTGATAAAAACGCCTGTATCACTTACAGAAATAATTTTCCGCACCAGCTCATTGAAGGCGATATTCTGCAGTTAGATATTGATGCTATTCCAAAAATAGATATACTCACTGCTGGTTTTCCCTGCCAGCCATTTTCTGTAGCAGGCTATAGAAAAGGCTTTGATGATAATAGAGGAAACCACTTTTTCCGAATACTGGATTTTGTGGATACCATGAGGCCTAAAGTGGTGTTTTTGGAAAATGTCAAAAACCTTTATACTCATGATCACGGCAAAACTATGAAAGTCATCGAGCAGTCCTTAAGAGACAGAAATTATTCTTTTCAGGCCAAGGTTTTGAATACTAAAGATTATGGAAATATTCCTCACAACAGAGAGCGGATATTTATGGTTGCATTTGATAAAGATGAATATCCTGATGCCGAAAATATTTTTGCATTTCCAGAGAAAGAAGAACTGACAAAGACCATAAAAGATGTTATCAGTAAAGAAAAAGTTGACGACAATTTCTATTATGGCTCAGATAAATATATGTTTAATATGCTCAAAGATACCATGAAGTCCGAAGATACTGTTTATCAGTTCAGACGCCAGTATGTGAGGGAAAACAAATCGAATGTCTGTCCGACTTTGACAGCAAATATGGGAACCGGAGGGCATAACGTACCGCTTATTAAAACAGAATTCGGTTTCAGAAAACTAACTCCACGAGAATGCCTGCGCTTTCAAGGCTTTCCGGATACGTTTAAAATACCGGAAAAAATTGCCAATTCAAGTGTTTATAAACAAGCAGGGAATTCTGTAAGCGTGCCCGTTATTCAGGCAGTTTCAAAAAATATACTGAAGGTTTTAAAAGGGACTAAATAG
- a CDS encoding DNA translocase FtsK: MAKSTKKEALDKKSESESKGIKSWKLTKQHRIVFGALLVLFSAALLAAFVSFFIYGQIDQSAVSELTDRKEEVQNWLGKFGAYLADLIIYRGFGIASFLFVRLFFLTGMYLVLELSVKKLKGTWFWDLFAIIIISVLFGFFATSVPVLGGTIGYELNLFIQDYIGKTGTLLALIFGLIIYLIFKIQVSPEKVQSFFESTKKEISEDRAESAMAVTANEPSYNLEEFAVEEPVEEDEEELLDNIHLKTVNSQFEINKEALKPTISSASEINLEPTLKPLPMDILPPKEESVKDEAFVIEKAVEEDIIEDNLASRLVSDFGLFDPTLDLSNYKYPTIDLLKEYSSGGITINQEELEENKNRIVETLRNYKIEIAQIKATVGPSVTLYEIVPEAGIRISKIKSLEDDIALSLSALGIRIIAPIPGKGTIGIEVPNKNPTMVSMKSVIGSAKFQEAEMELPIALGKTISNETFVVDLAKMPHLLMAGATGQGKSVGLNAVITSLLYKKHPAEIKFVMVDPKKVELTLFNKIERHYLAKLPDTDDAIITDNAKVVNTLNSLCVEMDNRYNLLKDAMVRNIKEYNEKFKSRKLNPENGHRFLPYIVLVVDEFADLIMTAGKEVEMPIARLAQLARAIGIHLIIATQRPSVNVITGLIKANFPARIAFRVSSKIDSRTILDTQGADQLIGRGDLLYSNGNDVVRVQCAFVDTPEVEKIVDFVGSQKAYATAYLLPEFVGEDGGVNLEMDISERDTLFREAAEVIVNAQQGSASLLQRKLKLGYNRAGRLIDQLEAAGIVGPFEGSKARSVNIQDMASLDQFFNNEN; the protein is encoded by the coding sequence ATGGCAAAATCTACAAAAAAAGAAGCTTTAGATAAAAAGAGTGAATCAGAATCTAAGGGAATAAAGTCATGGAAATTAACCAAACAGCATCGTATTGTTTTTGGGGCTCTTCTGGTTTTATTTTCAGCAGCATTATTGGCTGCGTTTGTTTCCTTTTTCATTTATGGGCAGATAGATCAAAGTGCTGTTTCTGAATTGACAGACCGTAAAGAAGAAGTTCAGAACTGGCTCGGAAAATTCGGAGCCTATCTTGCGGATTTAATTATTTACCGCGGTTTTGGTATTGCTTCTTTTCTGTTTGTACGCTTATTTTTCCTTACCGGAATGTATTTGGTTTTGGAACTTTCTGTCAAAAAACTGAAGGGAACCTGGTTTTGGGATTTATTTGCCATAATAATTATATCTGTTTTATTTGGATTTTTTGCAACCTCAGTGCCTGTATTGGGCGGAACTATCGGATATGAACTGAATTTGTTTATTCAGGATTATATTGGAAAAACGGGGACATTATTAGCTCTTATTTTCGGTCTGATTATTTATTTGATTTTTAAAATACAGGTGTCTCCCGAAAAGGTGCAGTCGTTTTTTGAAAGTACTAAGAAAGAAATCAGCGAAGACAGGGCTGAAAGTGCCATGGCAGTTACAGCCAATGAGCCTAGTTATAATCTGGAGGAATTTGCTGTAGAAGAACCTGTAGAAGAAGATGAGGAGGAACTGCTGGATAACATTCATTTAAAAACAGTTAATTCCCAGTTTGAAATTAATAAAGAAGCTTTGAAGCCTACAATTTCAAGTGCTTCTGAAATTAATCTGGAGCCGACGCTCAAACCGCTTCCAATGGATATTCTGCCTCCAAAAGAAGAATCTGTGAAAGATGAAGCTTTTGTAATAGAAAAAGCGGTTGAAGAAGATATTATCGAAGATAATCTGGCATCTCGACTCGTTTCAGATTTTGGGCTGTTTGATCCTACTTTGGATCTGTCCAATTACAAATACCCGACTATTGATTTATTAAAAGAGTATTCATCGGGCGGTATTACTATCAATCAGGAGGAATTAGAGGAAAATAAAAATAGAATTGTAGAAACGCTCCGCAATTACAAAATCGAAATTGCGCAAATCAAAGCAACCGTTGGTCCATCGGTGACTTTATATGAAATTGTTCCTGAAGCCGGTATCCGTATTTCAAAAATCAAGAGTCTGGAAGACGATATTGCCCTGTCACTTTCGGCATTGGGAATCCGCATTATCGCTCCGATTCCTGGAAAAGGAACTATTGGTATTGAGGTTCCAAACAAGAATCCGACAATGGTTTCTATGAAAAGTGTGATTGGCTCTGCCAAATTTCAGGAAGCTGAAATGGAACTGCCTATTGCTTTGGGTAAAACCATTTCGAATGAAACTTTTGTAGTTGATCTGGCGAAAATGCCTCACTTATTGATGGCGGGTGCTACAGGACAGGGAAAATCGGTTGGACTGAATGCAGTAATTACTTCGCTGCTTTATAAAAAACATCCTGCCGAGATTAAATTTGTTATGGTTGACCCTAAGAAAGTCGAGCTGACACTTTTTAATAAAATCGAAAGACATTATCTGGCCAAACTTCCGGATACTGATGATGCAATTATCACTGATAATGCAAAAGTGGTCAATACTTTGAATTCGCTTTGTGTGGAAATGGATAACCGTTACAATCTGCTGAAAGATGCGATGGTTCGAAACATAAAAGAATACAATGAAAAATTCAAGTCCCGAAAATTAAATCCTGAAAACGGACATCGCTTTCTGCCTTATATCGTTTTGGTAGTCGATGAGTTTGCCGATTTGATTATGACCGCAGGAAAAGAAGTCGAAATGCCTATTGCGAGATTGGCGCAGTTAGCCAGAGCAATTGGTATTCATTTAATTATTGCTACACAAAGACCATCTGTGAATGTAATTACAGGTCTGATAAAAGCCAACTTTCCGGCGAGAATTGCGTTTAGGGTTTCTTCTAAAATTGATTCACGGACTATTCTCGACACACAGGGAGCCGATCAGTTAATAGGACGCGGAGATTTATTGTATTCAAACGGGAATGATGTAGTAAGGGTGCAGTGTGCCTTTGTTGATACTCCGGAAGTTGAAAAAATAGTAGATTTTGTTGGTTCTCAAAAAGCGTATGCAACCGCTTATTTACTTCCTGAATTTGTTGGAGAAGACGGCGGTGTTAATCTGGAAATGGATATATCAGAAAGAGATACTCTGTTTAGAGAAGCAGCTGAAGTGATTGTAAATGCACAGCAGGGATCGGCTTCATTATTACAGCGAAAACTGAAATTAGGCTACAATAGGGCCGGCAGGTTAATTGATCAATTGGAAGCTGCAGGTATTGTAGGTCCTTTTGAAGGCAGTAAAGCCAGAAGCGTGAACATACAGGATATGGCTAGTCTGGATCAGTTTTTTAATAATGAGAATTAG
- a CDS encoding diacylglycerol kinase family protein codes for MEFQKDNTLLTGRLKSVKYAFLGAVKLITTEHSIMVQFSIGILMTIAGFYYHISTTEWLFQTMAVGLVMSIEGLNTAVEKIADFIHPNYHERIGFIKDIAAGAVFFAALTAIAVGLIIYIPKFL; via the coding sequence ATGGAATTTCAAAAAGACAATACCTTACTTACGGGCCGATTGAAAAGCGTGAAATACGCTTTTCTTGGTGCCGTAAAATTAATAACTACCGAGCACAGCATCATGGTTCAGTTTTCTATTGGAATCCTTATGACCATTGCAGGTTTTTATTATCATATTTCTACAACTGAGTGGCTTTTTCAGACTATGGCTGTCGGTTTAGTAATGAGTATAGAAGGATTGAATACCGCAGTTGAAAAAATTGCCGATTTTATTCATCCTAATTATCATGAAAGAATTGGTTTTATTAAAGATATTGCAGCTGGAGCCGTATTTTTTGCAGCATTAACAGCAATTGCAGTTGGTCTTATTATTTATATCCCAAAATTTTTATAG
- a CDS encoding nuclear transport factor 2 family protein, protein MTDKIKQAITDFVKGGDNSDTKLLDKVLHKDFRVTSNHFMGTPGVTIIEREKYLANVRDGVFGGLPRIMTIENIDVSETIASVKLRLESAENHFISYNTLVLDTDNEWKIINNLAVVSQKARL, encoded by the coding sequence ATGACTGACAAAATAAAACAAGCCATCACCGATTTTGTAAAAGGAGGCGATAACAGCGACACAAAACTGTTGGACAAAGTCCTGCATAAAGATTTTCGTGTAACCAGTAATCATTTTATGGGAACTCCAGGCGTGACTATAATAGAAAGAGAAAAATATCTGGCAAATGTCAGAGACGGAGTTTTTGGCGGACTGCCTAGAATAATGACAATTGAAAACATTGATGTGAGCGAAACAATTGCTTCGGTTAAACTTCGTTTAGAAAGTGCAGAAAATCATTTTATTTCATACAATACCTTAGTCCTGGACACTGATAATGAATGGAAAATAATAAATAATTTAGCAGTTGTATCGCAAAAAGCAAGACTGTAA
- a CDS encoding LolA family protein, producing MKTILGLLTFFLMGFSAQAQDAKAKALLDKVTAKVKSYDNITIDFKYSLNNAKENINQDSKGTVVMKGNQYVLNFMGITKLFDGKKIYTIVPEDEEITVSGLNDKDESAVTPSKMLTFFNKGYKFSMDIVQNAGGKKIQYIKLVPTNAKDQRKEILVGVDSKTNNVYNIIEIDRKGTKTTLTVNSFKTNQALPKNQFTFAASKYPNYYINKLD from the coding sequence ATGAAAACAATTTTGGGACTTTTGACGTTTTTTTTGATGGGATTTTCAGCTCAGGCTCAGGATGCTAAAGCAAAAGCTTTGCTGGATAAAGTTACTGCCAAAGTAAAAAGTTATGACAATATTACGATTGATTTTAAATATTCCCTGAATAATGCCAAAGAGAATATCAATCAGGACAGTAAGGGAACGGTGGTAATGAAGGGAAATCAATATGTTCTGAATTTTATGGGAATTACCAAACTTTTTGATGGTAAAAAGATTTATACAATTGTTCCTGAAGATGAGGAAATTACGGTTTCGGGTCTTAATGACAAAGATGAATCAGCTGTTACCCCTTCAAAAATGCTGACTTTTTTTAATAAAGGCTATAAATTTTCAATGGACATTGTTCAGAATGCAGGCGGTAAAAAAATTCAGTACATCAAATTGGTTCCGACTAATGCTAAAGATCAGAGAAAAGAAATCTTGGTAGGAGTGGACTCTAAAACGAATAATGTCTACAACATAATCGAAATTGACAGAAAAGGTACAAAAACGACGTTGACTGTGAATTCTTTTAAAACAAATCAAGCATTGCCAAAAAATCAATTTACCTTTGCCGCAAGTAAATATCCCAATTATTACATCAATAAATTAGACTAA
- the ribB gene encoding 3,4-dihydroxy-2-butanone-4-phosphate synthase: MSATKIQLNTIEEAIEDIRQGKVIIVVDDEDRENEGDFLAAADKVTPEMINFMATHGRGLICAPLTESRCKELGLNVMVSNNTDPMETAFTVSVDLRGKGVTTGISAADRAKTVLSLVDPVTKPHDLARPGHIFPLIAKQGGVLRRTGHTEAAIDFARLAGFKPAGVIVEIMNEDGSMARLPQLAEVAKKFNLKLVSIEALVAYRMQHDSLIIKKEDFDINTRFGTFRLRAYEQITNKQIHIALTKGTWNLGEAILTRIHSSQVNNDLLGTLTNNVDQQLDDMFKIINDNGKGAVVFINQDMSAVNLLNRITELKALQADGTMKAPKVVIDTKDYGIGAQILHDIDISKIRLVSNTEQGKRVGMIGYGLEITEYVKY, translated from the coding sequence ATGTCTGCTACAAAAATACAGCTCAACACTATAGAAGAAGCCATCGAAGACATTCGTCAGGGTAAAGTAATTATTGTTGTTGATGATGAAGACCGCGAAAATGAGGGTGATTTTCTAGCCGCTGCTGATAAAGTAACTCCTGAAATGATCAACTTTATGGCTACACACGGCCGTGGTTTGATATGTGCTCCATTAACAGAAAGCCGCTGCAAGGAATTAGGACTTAATGTTATGGTAAGTAATAATACCGATCCTATGGAAACTGCTTTTACCGTTTCGGTAGATTTGAGAGGTAAAGGAGTGACAACCGGTATATCAGCTGCCGATAGGGCCAAAACGGTGCTTTCATTAGTTGATCCAGTTACTAAACCGCATGATCTGGCACGTCCTGGGCATATTTTTCCATTGATTGCTAAGCAGGGCGGTGTTTTGAGAAGAACAGGCCATACAGAAGCTGCAATTGATTTTGCACGATTGGCAGGATTTAAGCCGGCCGGAGTGATTGTCGAAATAATGAATGAAGACGGTTCTATGGCCCGTCTGCCTCAATTAGCTGAAGTGGCGAAAAAGTTCAATCTAAAATTAGTTTCTATAGAAGCATTAGTTGCTTATAGAATGCAGCACGACAGCCTGATTATTAAAAAAGAAGATTTTGATATCAATACCCGTTTTGGAACTTTCCGCCTGAGAGCCTACGAGCAGATTACAAACAAGCAGATTCATATTGCATTGACTAAAGGGACATGGAATCTTGGCGAGGCTATATTGACCAGAATACATTCATCGCAGGTTAATAACGACTTATTAGGGACACTGACCAATAATGTTGATCAGCAGCTGGATGATATGTTTAAAATTATTAATGACAATGGTAAAGGCGCTGTAGTATTTATCAATCAGGATATGTCGGCTGTAAATTTACTGAACCGCATTACTGAATTGAAAGCACTTCAGGCTGACGGTACTATGAAAGCTCCGAAAGTTGTTATTGATACGAAAGATTATGGTATTGGAGCTCAGATACTGCATGATATTGATATTTCTAAAATCCGTTTGGTGTCCAATACAGAGCAGGGAAAACGCGTCGGTATGATAGGGTATGGGCTGGAAATTACAGAATATGTAAAGTATTAA